The following are from one region of the Gossypium hirsutum isolate 1008001.06 chromosome D03, Gossypium_hirsutum_v2.1, whole genome shotgun sequence genome:
- the LOC107941249 gene encoding F-box/kelch-repeat protein At5g60570, whose amino-acid sequence MKKTDGIGKENGSIEEKQSFKDGSICDFKKGRLKGLLRQSVNDLSMEVDEVNAFLPLLPKAIQGFLAPGVYLYPLAIQGFEHWVYLACNMMPWEAFDLMRQKWMRLPRIPCDDCFTCADKESLAVGSELLVFGRELSGFAIWMYSLVTHNWSKCPLMNLPRYLFGSNSLGEIAIVAGGSDKNGNFLQSVELYNSEVGTWQTLPDMNFPRKLCSGFFMDGKFYVIGGMSSHTDCLTCGEEYNIETRSWRRIENMYPGRDAGTFHHAMRSPPLVAIVNNQLYFIDQATNEVKKYDKVNNSWSVVKRLPVRADSSYGWGLAFKACRNSLLVIGAGGHGGHDDGVIVLHSWNPDEGNRDGQEWNVLVVKARAGAFVYNCAVMDC is encoded by the exons atgaagaaaactgaTGGAATTGGGAAAGAAAATGGAAGCATAGAAGAAAAGCAAAGTTTTAAAGATGGATCAATTTGTG ATTTCAAGAAAGGAAGATTGAAAGGATTACTTAGGCAAAGTGTGAATGATCTCTCAATGGAAGTGGATGAG GTGAACGCTTTTTTACCTCTTCTGCCTAAGGCAATACAAGGGTTTTTAGCACCTGGAGTGTACCTTTATCCCTTGGCAATACAAGGGTTTGAACACTGGGTTTACTTGGCCTGTAATATGATGCCTTGGGAAGCTTTTGATCTTATGAGACAGAAATGGATGAGATTACCTAGAATTCCATGTGATGATTGTTTTACTTGTGCTGACAAGGAGTCTCTTGCAGTGGGGAGTGAATTACTTGTATTTGGTCGTGAATTGTCAGGATTTGCTATTTGGATGTATAGTTTGGTTACCCACAATTGGTCTAAATGCCCCTTAATGAATTTGCCTCGTTATCTGTTTGGTTCTAACAGCCTTGGGGAGATAGCCATTGTTGCTGGGGGAAGTGATAAGAATGGCAATTTCCTACAATCTGTTGAACTCTACAATTCTGAAGTAGGTACTTGGCAAACATTGCCCGACATGAACTTCCCGCGTAAACTATGTTCAGGATTTTTTATGGATGGGAAGTTTTATGTGATTGGGGGCATGTCAAGTCATACAGATTGTTTGACTTGTGGTGAAGAGTACAATATTGAGACAAGGTCATGGAGGAGGATAGAAAATATGTACCCTGGTCGCGATGCAGGTACGTTTCATCATGCTATGCGTTCACCTCCTTTAGTTGCTATTGTAAATAATCAGCTTTACTTTATTGATCAAGCAACTAATGAAGTTAAGAAATATGATAAGGTTAATAACTCATGGAGTGTTGTGAAGAGACTACCTGTGAGGGCGGACTCTTCCTACGGTTGGGGGTTGGCATTTAAAGCATGCAGAAATAGTTTACTAGTAATAGGAGCTGGAGGTCATGGAGGGCATGATGATGGAGTAATTGTTCTACATTCTTGGAATCCAGATGAGGGAAACAGGGATGGACAAGAGTGGAATGTGCTTGTTGTCAAGGCACGGGCAGGTGCTTTTGTGTATAATTGTGCGGTAATGGACTGTTAA